In Flavobacterium sp. GSB-24, the genomic window AGCAGGCGATATTGTAAATTTAGAACGAGGCATGAAACTTGGCGATCGTCTTGACGGACATATTGTTCAAGGCCATGTTGACCAAACAGGAACGTGTATTAAAATTGAAGAAGCCAACGGAAGCTGGAATTACACTTTTGAATACGATAAAGATTTAAATAACATTACAATAGAAAAAGGTTCGATTACTGTAAACGGAGTAAGTCTTACAGTTGTGAATTCTAAAACTCATGAATTTAGTGTTTCAATTATTCCTTATACTTATGAACACACTAACTTTAAAGACTTCAAAGTTGGAACAAAAATCAATTTAGAATTTGATGTAGTTGGAAAATACATTTCAAGACTATATTCTATTAATAAATAACTTACTGATTTCCTATAAAAAAAGCTTCAATTTAAATTGAAGCTTTTTTTATTTGATTTTTATATATTATGGTAGCACCTAAAGCTAAACCGCTAACTAGTAAAAATACGGTATTTTGGTCTATTGGAAAGTCAGGTCCACCACTACCCGGTCCACCTGGTCCATCATCATCTTCTAAGCTCATAGTACCAGCTGTTTTCGCAGTTGGCGATGGCGGTGTAGGACCAGCCAGCATAAATGAGACATTTAATAATATTAAAGCAACTGCTAAAAATGGGGCTTTTAGATTTTTCATAAAATTCAAGCTGTCAAAACAGCAAGCTATAATTATTAACAAATATTCTTTAATAGAAATTTCGCATAAATACATTCCTATTTGCAAAATCTTGGACAAAAGTATAAGTTTTTTGCACAAAAGCAATATTTAAAACAAAAAACATAAAACAAATTTTAACACTTTTTTCAACAAATAGCTTAATCCCTTTTTAGAAAACGTTGTAGCTCATAAAAAGCTCATTTTCATTACTATTTACTAATTCAGCAAGCTTATAAGAATTTCCTGATTTTAAAAAAAGAACAGTAACTGTAACCAAAATTTCTTCATTAAAAGTTACGTAAAAACTTAAACCTTGGATCTTATTTTTTTTACACGGGAACAATCTTTTGAATTAATATATTTGCATTGGCTATCAATAAAAAAACAAGCTCTTTTTTAAAAACCAAAAAATAATGAAAAACAAATATACAGTTGGAAGTTTATATGCTGGTGTCGGCGGTATTTGTTTAGGCTTTGAAAATGCAGGTTTTAAATTAGAATGGGCAAATGAATTTGATAAAAAAGCCTGTGTCACTTATAGAAACAATTTCGATCATACTCTTATAGAAGGTGACGTAATGGAGATTGATGTAAAAAATCTAAAAAAAATTGATATTCTCACCGCAGGATTTCCTTGCCAGCCATTTTCTCTTGCGGGCCATCGAAAAGGTTTTAATGACAGCAGGGGAAATCATTTCTTTAAAATATTGGATTTTATTGACGAGATGAGACCTAAAGTTGTATTTCTTGAAAATGTAAAAAATTTAAAAAGTCATGATAACGGAAATACAATGAAAGTAATTCAAAGCGAAATAAAAAAACGCGATTATACTTTTGACAGCGCTATTTTGAATACCAAAGATTTTGGAAACATTCCACATAGTCGTGAAAGGATTTTCATGGTTGCTTTCGATAAAAGTTTCGTAAAAAAAGGTTTTAAATTTACCTTTCCTGAAAAAGAGCCGTTAACTAAAAAGATTACCGATTTAATCACAAAAGAAAAAGTCGATAAAAAATTCTATTACACGGAAGAGAAATATATGTACAACATGCTGAAAGAAGCTGTTGTGAGTAAAGACAGAATTTACCAGTTTAGAAGACAATACGTAAGAGAAAATAAATCTAAAGTCTGCCCCACGCTAACTGCAAATATG contains:
- a CDS encoding riboflavin synthase, translated to MFTGIIETLGTIHEIKKDLNNLHVTVDSSITNELKIDQSVSHNGICLTVVAIKDSLYTVTAIDETISKTNIGDWKAGDIVNLERGMKLGDRLDGHIVQGHVDQTGTCIKIEEANGSWNYTFEYDKDLNNITIEKGSITVNGVSLTVVNSKTHEFSVSIIPYTYEHTNFKDFKVGTKINLEFDVVGKYISRLYSINK
- the dcm gene encoding DNA (cytosine-5-)-methyltransferase, translating into MKNKYTVGSLYAGVGGICLGFENAGFKLEWANEFDKKACVTYRNNFDHTLIEGDVMEIDVKNLKKIDILTAGFPCQPFSLAGHRKGFNDSRGNHFFKILDFIDEMRPKVVFLENVKNLKSHDNGNTMKVIQSEIKKRDYTFDSAILNTKDFGNIPHSRERIFMVAFDKSFVKKGFKFTFPEKEPLTKKITDLITKEKVDKKFYYTEEKYMYNMLKEAVVSKDRIYQFRRQYVRENKSKVCPTLTANMGTGGHNVPIITTDFGFRKLTPRECFRFQGFPDTYKLPSISNSSLYKQAGNSVSMPVIERLASEIFKCIEKIETKKAKAQKV